Sequence from the Natronomonas marina genome:
TAGTGTCTGATGGCGACCGCGAGCAGCACGAGTGCGCCGACGGCCGCCGCCGCCATCCAGGTCAGGTACTCCGAGTAGAAGGACAGCGATTCCCCGCGCAGCATCGTCCCGCGAAGCGTCACCAGCGAGTAGTGGGTCGGCAGCGACCGGGAGATGCCTTTCCGGACCGCCGAGTAGAAGCCGACGGGGTAGACCAGCCCCGACAGCGTCAGCACGCCGACCGAGACGCCGAGGTTGACGAACACCGCCGCCTGGCGGAGGCGCAGGAAGAAAAGCACCGCCAGTCCCGCGGCCGCCATGTAGAGGAAGGACAGTCCGAGCACCGCGAGCGTCTCGACGCCCAGCGCGCCGAAGCCGTAGCCGTAGTAGCGGGCCGCCGCCGAGGCCGTCGCCGCCGGCACGACCACGAGGGCGCCGTAGAACAGCAGTTTGCTGGCGACGACGGTCTCCAGACGCGTCTCGGTCCGGAGTCGGTCCATCACGCGGCGTTCCTCCCGGACCTGGTAGGGCAGGTACACGAGCGCGTAGAGGACGACCAGCGCGAACAGCGCCGACGGCAGCATGAACTCCGAGAGCGTTCGCTCGGTGCCGACCGACTCCCGTTCGAGCGTGACGGTCGCGGGGAAGACGCTGTCGAACCGCGACTGCAGCAGGTCGAAGGTCAACGCGGCGGGGTCCGACAGCGGCGCGTTCGTCCGGTCGGTGACGACGGTCACCGTCGCCTCGGCGTCGTCGTCGGTGAGGTCCGGCGGGACGACGAACGTCAGGTACACCTCCTCGCGCTCCATCGCCCGGACCGCGGCCGCCCGGCTGTCGTACTCGACGGGCGTCGAGAAGAAGCCCACCGCGCCGCGGACGAGCCGCACGTCCGACTCCGAGGTCGTATCGTCGGCGGGCGCGACCGCGACCGGGATGTCCTGGGGGATGGTCTGCTGGTAGACGGAGGTGCCGGCCGCGAGCGCCGCCGGCACGACGACCAGCAGGACGACGAACAGCCCGAGGTTCCGCCGGACGGTGATGGCCTCCTTCCGGAGGAGTGCGATGGGGTCCACGCTACAGGTATCCCGCGAGGGTCGCCGCGCCCTCGACGTCGCTCCGGTAGCGGAGGGTCACGACCGACTCCTCCTGGTCTATCTCTATCTTTCCTAGCTCCTCGGCGACGGCCGCGTCGTCGACGTCGTTCCGCAGGAACGAGCGGGCGGCGACGGTCAGGTCCGCTATCCCGCGGGCGTCGCTCCGGTCGTCGGTCCGCATCTCGGCGTCGATAGCGACCGTCGAT
This genomic interval carries:
- a CDS encoding ABC transporter permease: MDPIALLRKEAITVRRNLGLFVVLLVVVPAALAAGTSVYQQTIPQDIPVAVAPADDTTSESDVRLVRGAVGFFSTPVEYDSRAAAVRAMEREEVYLTFVVPPDLTDDDAEATVTVVTDRTNAPLSDPAALTFDLLQSRFDSVFPATVTLERESVGTERTLSEFMLPSALFALVVLYALVYLPYQVREERRVMDRLRTETRLETVVASKLLFYGALVVVPAATASAAARYYGYGFGALGVETLAVLGLSFLYMAAAGLAVLFFLRLRQAAVFVNLGVSVGVLTLSGLVYPVGFYSAVRKGISRSLPTHYSLVTLRGTMLRGESLSFYSEYLTWMAAAAVGALVLLAVAIRHYERGGVHE